A portion of the Bactrocera dorsalis isolate Fly_Bdor unplaced genomic scaffold, ASM2337382v1 BdCtg492, whole genome shotgun sequence genome contains these proteins:
- the LOC125780313 gene encoding LOW QUALITY PROTEIN: NADH-ubiquinone oxidoreductase chain 5-like (The sequence of the model RefSeq protein was modified relative to this genomic sequence to represent the inferred CDS: substituted 4 bases at 4 genomic stop codons), translating to YYLYHLFLLIASLVIYYRKEYMRGDTNINRFIILVLMFVLSIMLLIISPNLIRILLGXDGLGLVSYCLVIYFQNVKSYNAGILTALSNRIGDVAFLLAIAXILNYGSXNYIFYLESMKDSIEIEIIGALIMLAAITKRAQIPFSSXLPAAIAAPTPVSALVHSSTLVTAGVYLLIRFNILLRGRWLGDLLLLLSGLTIFIAGLGANFEFDLKKIIALSTLRQLGLIIRILSIGFYKLAFFHLLTHALFKALLFMCAGAIIHNINNSQDIRLIGGLGVYIPLTSGCFNVANLALCGIPFLAGFYSKDLILEVVSLSYINIFSFFLYFFSTGLTVCYSFRLVYYTITGELNCGSLNMLRDEG from the coding sequence AGTAATTTATTATAGAAAGGAATATATGAGAggagatacaaatattaatcgttttattatattagttttaatgtttgtattgtcaataatgttattaattattagtcctaatttaattagaattttattAGGATGAGACGGTTTAGGATTAGTGTCTTAttgtttagttatttattttcaaaatgtaaaatCTTACAATGCTGGGATACTTACTGCTCTATCTAATCGGATTGGGGATGTGGCTTTTTTATTAGCAATTGCTTGAATATTAAACTATGGaagttgaaattatattttttatttagaaagcaTGAAGGATAGTATTGAAATAGAAATTATTGGAGCATTAATTATGTTAGCTGCTATAACTAAAAGAGCTCAGATTCCCTTTTCTTCTTGATTACCTGCTGCTATAGCAGCCCCTACTCCTGTATCAGCTTTAGTTCATTCTTCAACTCTGGTAACTGCTGGGGTTTATTTATTGATtcgatttaatattttattaagagGTAGATGGTTGGGagatttattattgttgctttctGGGTTGACAATATTTATAGCGGGATTAGGAGctaattttgaatttgatttaaaGAAGATTATTGCTCTTTCTACATTAAGACAATTAGGCCTtataataagaattttatctATAGGATTTTATAAGCttgctttttttcatttattaactCATGCTTTATTTAAGGCATTGTTATTTATGTGTGCTGGAGCTATTattcataatataaataattctcaGGACATTCGATTGATAGGGGGATTGGGAGTATATATACCTCTGACTTCTGGGTGTTTTAATGTAGCTAATTTAGCTTTGTGTGGTATACCCTTTTTAGCTGGGTTTTATTCTAAGGATTTGATTTTAGAAGTTGTTTCGTTaagttatattaatatattttctttttttctttattttttttccactgGGTTGACTGTCTGTTATTCTTTTCGGTTGGTTTATTATACTATAACTGGAGAATTAAATTGTGGTTCTTTAAACATGTTGAGAGATGAAGGTTGA